Proteins co-encoded in one Gouania willdenowi chromosome 1, fGouWil2.1, whole genome shotgun sequence genomic window:
- the LOC114470719 gene encoding E3 ubiquitin-protein ligase RBBP6-like, whose translation MSFIHYKFSSKLEYKTVTFSGLHITLTELKTQIMTKERLKSRHCDLQITDAQTLEEYLDEEVHIPRHSSVIVRRTPIGGVIPAGKTFIVDRSETAVMESFRPMDSSPMSLAQLTKTQDKEPKPVKTSKGVPQSFMVKAEPGTKGAMLTVTGESVIPAIDAEAYAKGKKERPPFVSHEQSSSEEEIDPIPYNLLCPICAKLMIDAVLIPCCGNSYCDECIRTALLDSEDHVCFTCKQSDVSPDNLIANKFLRQVVNNYKNGTTYAVHRIAQVHHPALPPPSPQLSRLHSRQLDPLKVNIPQTSTAKPATSTPPITVTTTSSPAQSYRNREDHLSSHLQPVEPPAPVPPLYPSPALCGPPPQPYLPPYTSGPGLIPPPIISYQPQPVYASGHPVFNPPWGTPGSQPPLVCLPPPRPQPSSSKEDLYKPRHHRMEKATSKLDEVTKGFHKDGRSYPRSPFSRPNGRSYGRSRTIFHSRSYAYRRSGFLQSPFSNRGSYRSRSRSRSPVGYRAHSPGGRKPPPRELPPYELKGQSPGSQDRWDRERYRQWEKDYADCKYFKNDDNQQPSMHHKGHSSRDKERDRRTSSPRNYSVHERERRRDDRADRGDKTDRRAVPPPPPSSSSSTTKSSNKNLQTKMLKKRKADESESSQQSKAQPDKAKKEKSSKGKTNAKV comes from the exons ATGTCGTTTATTCACTATAAGTTTTCTTCCAAACTGGAATATAAAACTGTCACTTTCAGTGGGTTGCACATCACTCTCACTGAGCTGAAGACACAGATCATGACTAAGGAACGTCTGAAGTCCAGACACTGCGACCTACAGATCACAGATGCACAGACTCTAGAAG AATACTTAGATGAGGAAGTTCATATCCCAAGACACTCATCTGTCATCGTCCGTCGTACGCCGATCGGTGGAGTGATACCAGCTGGCAAGACGTTCATTGT AGATCGTTCTGAAACAGCTGTGATGGAATCATTCAGACCC ATGGATTCTTCTCCTATGTCTCTCGCCCAATTAACCAAG ACACAGGACAAGGAACCTAAGCCAGTGAAAACCAGCAAGGGCGTCCCTCAGAGCTTCATGGTGAAAGCAGAGCCAGGCACCAAAGGAGCCATGCTGACCGTGACTGGGGAATCTGTAATACCTGCTATCGATGC TGAAGCATATGCCAAAGGCAAAAAGGAGCGCCCCCCGTTTGTCTCACATGAGCAGTCGTCGTCTGAAGAGGAGATTGATCCAATTCCATACAACCTTTTATGTCCAATCTGCGCCAAACTGATGATAGATGCTGTATTGATACCCTGCTGTGGAAACAGTTATTGTGATGAAT GTATCCGAACTGCCCTGTTGGACTCGGAGGATCACGTCTGTTTCACATGTAAACAGTCTGATGTTTCACCTGATAATCTCATTGCCAATAAGTTCCTACGACAG GTTGTGAACAACTATAAGAATGGGACTACATACGCAGTGCATAGGATTGCACAGGTGCACCACCCAGCTCTGCCTCCACCATCACCACAGCTATCAAGGCTACATTCAAGACAACTGGATCCACTGAAGGTCAACATCCCACAGACTTCTACAGCCAAACCAGCTACATCCACACCACCCATCACCGTAACAACTACCAGTTCTCCAGCTCAAAGCTACAG GAACAGAGAAGATCATCTTTCCAGTCACCTCCAACCAGTGGAACCTCCTGCACCCGTTCCTCCTCTGTACCCTTCCCCAGCCCTCTGCGGACCCCCACCACAACCATACCTCCCACCATACACCTCAGGCCCTGGCCTCATCCCACCACCCATAATTAGTTACCAGCCTCAGCCCGTCTATGCTTCTGGACACCCAGTGTTTAATCCTCCATGGGGGACCCCTGGTTCCCAGCCCCCACTTGTCTGTCTTCCTCCACCCCGCCCTCAGCCTTCCAGTTCAAAGGAGGATTTGTACAAACCGAGACATCACCGGATGGAAAA agctacCTCCAAACTTGATGAGGTCACAAAAGGCTTCCACAAAGACGGTCGGTCTTACCCACGTTCCCCATTTTCCAGACCCAATGGGCGCAGTTATGGACGCTCACGGACAATATTTCATTCAAGGTCTTATGCCTACCGGCGCTCTGGGTTCCTGCAGTCCCCCTTCTCCAATCGGGGATCCTATAGATCTAGATCACGTTCTCGCTCACCTGTTGGCTACAGGGCTCACAGCCCTGGTGGACGAAAGCCACCTCCCCGCGAACTGCCACCGTATGAACTAAAAGGTCAGAGTCCTGGAAGCCAAGACCGCTGGGACAGAGAAAGGTATCGACAGTGGGAGAAGGACTACGCAGACTGCAAGTACTTCAAAAATGATGACAATCAACAGCCCTCAATGCATCACAAGGGTCACAGCAGTAGAGATAAGGAAAGAGATCGAAGGACATCTTCACCCAGAAATTATTCAGTTCATGAGAGAGAACGACGAAGAGATGACAGGGCAGACAGAGGAGACAAAACAGACAGAAGAGCTGTGCCTCCTCCTCCCCCATCCTCTTCCTCATCTACTACCAAGTCCAGCAACAAAAACCTACAAACCAAGATGTTGAAAAAGAGAAAGGCCGATGAATCAGAATCATCACAGCAGTCAAAAGCTCAGCCTGACAAAGCAAAGAAAGAGAAATCCTCCAAAGGAAAGACCAACGCCAAGGTTTAA
- the LOC114470869 gene encoding E3 ubiquitin-protein ligase RBBP6-like, producing the protein MSFIHYKFSSKLEYKTVTFSGLHITLTELKTQIMTKERLKSRHCDLQITDAQTLEDYLDDEVHIPRHSSVIVRRTPIGGVIPAGKTFIVDRSETAVMESFRPMDSSPMSLAQLTKTQDKEPKPVKTSKGVPQSFMVKAEPGTKGAMLTVTGESVIPAIDAEAYAKGKKERPPFVPHEQSSSEEEIDPIPYNLLCPICAKLMIDAVLIPCCGNSYCDECIRTALLDSEDHVCFTCKQSDVSPDNLIVNKFLRQVVNNYKNGTTYAVHRIAQVHHPALPPPPPQLSRLHSRQLDPLKVNIPQTSTAKPATSTPPITVTTTSSPAQSYSNREEHLSSHLQPVEPPAPVPPLYPSPALYGPPPQPYFPPYTSGPGLIPPPIISYQPQPVYASGHPVFNPPWGAPGFQPPLVCLPPPLPQPSSSKEDLYKPRHHRMEKATSKLDEVTKGFHKDGRSYPRSPFSRPNGRSYGRSRTIFRSRSYAYQRSGFPQSPFSNRGSYRSRSRSRSPVGYRAHSPGGRKPPPRELPPYELKGQSPGSQDRWDRERYRQREKDYADCKYFKNDDNQQPSMHHKGHSSRDKERDRRTYSPRNYSVHERERRRDDRADRGD; encoded by the exons ATGTCGTTTATTCACTATAAGTTTTCTTCCAAACTGGAATATAAAACTGTCACTTTCAGTGGGTTGCACATCACTCTCACTGAGTTAAAGACACAGATCATGACTAAGGAACGTCTGAAGTCCAGACACTGCGACCTACAGATCACAGATGCACAGACTCTAGAAG ACTACTTAGATGATGAAGTTCATATCCCAAGACACTCATCTGTCATCGTCCGTCGTACGCCGATCGGTGGAGTGATACCAGCTGGCAAGACGTTCATTGT AGATCGTTCTGAAACAGCTGTGATGGAATCATTCAGACCC ATGGATTCTTCTCCTATGTCTCTCGCCCAATTAACCAAG ACACAGGACAAGGAACCTAAGCCAGTGAAAACCAGCAAGGGCGTCCCTCAGAGCTTCATGGTGAAAGCAGAGCCAGGCACCAAAGGAGCCATGCTGACCGTGACTGGGGAATCTGTAATACCTGCTATCGATGC TGAAGCATATGCCAAAGGCAAAAAGGAGCGCCCCCCGTTTGTCCCACATGAGCAGTCGTCGTCTGAAGAGGAGATTGATCCAATTCCATACAACCTTTTATGTCCAATCTGTGCCAAACTGATGATAGATGCTGTATTGATACCCTGCTGTGGAAACAGTTATTGTGATGAAT GTATCCGAACTGCCCTGTTGGACTCGGAGGATCACGTCTGTTTCACATGTAAACAGTCTGATGTTTCACCTGATAATCTCATTGTCAATAAGTTCCTACGACAG GTTGTGAACAACTATAAGAATGGGACGACATACGCAGTGCATAGGATTGCACAGGTGCACCACCCAGCTctgcctccaccaccaccacagctATCAAGGCTACATTCAAGACAACTGGATCCACTGAAGGTCAACATCCCACAGACTTCTACAGCCAAACCAGCGACATCCACACCACCCATCACCGTAACAACTACCAGTTCTCCAGCTCAAAGCTACAG CAACAGAGAAGAGCATCTTTCCAGTCACCTCCAACCAGTGGAACCTCCTGCACCCGTTCCTCCTCTGTACCCTTCCCCAGCCCTCTATGGACCCCCACCACAACCATACTTCCCACCATACACCTCAGGCCCTGGCCTCATCCCACCACCCATAATTAGTTACCAGCCTCAGCCCGTCTATGCTTCTGGACACCCAGTGTTTAATCCTCCATGGGGGGCCCCTGGTTTCCAGCCCCCACTTGTCTGTCTTCCACCACCCCTCCCTCAGCCTTCCAGTTCAAAGGAGGATTTGTACAAACCGAGACATCACCGGATGGAAAA agctacCTCCAAACTTGATGAGGTCACAAAAGGCTTCCACAAAGACGGTCGGTCTTACCCACGTTCCCCATTTTCCAGACCCAATGGGCGCAGTTATGGACGCTCACGGACAATATTTCGTTCAAGGTCTTATGCCTACCAGCGCTCTGGGTTCCCGCAGTCCCCCTTCTCCAATCGGGGGTCCTATAGATCTAGATCACGTTCTCGCTCACCTGTTGGCTACAGGGCTCACAGCCCTGGTGGACGAAAGCCACCTCCCCGAGAACTGCCACCGTATGAACTAAAAGGTCAGAGTCCTGGAAGCCAAGACCGCTGGGACAGAGAAAGGTATCGACAGAGGGAGAAGGACTACGCAGACTGCAAGTACTTCAAAAATGATGACAATCAACAGCCCTCAATGCATCACAAGGGTCACAGCAGTAGAGATAAGGAAAGAGATCGAAGGACATATTCACCCAGAAATTATTCAGTTCATGAGAGAGAACGACGAAGAGATGACAGGGCAGACAGAGGAGACTAA